In Topomyia yanbarensis strain Yona2022 chromosome 2, ASM3024719v1, whole genome shotgun sequence, one DNA window encodes the following:
- the LOC131684867 gene encoding uncharacterized protein LOC131684867, which yields MADETVNWGISDEGGENAAGENGHDSSDHNFQPDSLRDILDTAIQELDQEVPMFGTTNSITRPMMLPRGRHTNFYDSLSYFPPSAPMDTTRTNYGLFGPTSFGYFPSHYHQHHHPPQPHIPSSNRYSPSYQHASSGARSSGFNMRQPADVDYGPRSGNGTNSAIRSRSYSRPPRSTEDIDPNWNNHNFHHYSHGSASARDGRSGFTRKRQHNCDMCCRPKKPAQAEGLQTPHHSGLANHRSIKIEPPSPSRPPREPIKIEPTEPAIAQANRFREILSGAIKKEEKVSLPAKVESNGIKEEKPSVSKVKQEGPCGCDFCFPNLGEDRKPTKNYCSNCHNQQQSIVKNEPKIDASSGAVNMKKESVHVKTEKISTNDAPTQEVAHVEEPMPGPSGLNRILEIQRNRYLKHQNRRIRRFSRYVYDDDDDDDYDSDDSSDNDTDNDADRNNSVSNVEAECDLSGLANVEVDAVNTTDIIRETDADNFDLNVNDSAAKNGLVINTSSSSVEEVANRNEEADVSAEKTSRLDRSNEQRDKPPDSNEQQRKSDVLSAPDLQLDWVTDTSSISDESDVVLIDQQPEDGREPIDLTNSDDDADRNRNRSRESDHSPPLFARRSYGRGTMLASPTGESNRTAGFMHCASSGGRNSASLPFRMDESGPSTAHHHHQFPPVRPQRHFRSFPQWNLDSPSSSPGAGRRMNSWNSGGRTSRQDPSMMRPTPLLSTTYPIMCPVADMHRPQVDTGPTAPGPNGSNSNVGGVIDNTSSGSFSSPFTPWRGPPGSSGGSQMNNNGAGNANRHGFHHCGNNPGAGGDGDDEHFLAAHGMADAPTDYSNRLGPNPADYDNTSSRNMRFSNDSNQTDYESGRQAPAPSGNGLNEPRGYRGYGYSNRNRYLHSGGVRPPYAVHENLWHRQHNMQEMHRRTMMLRDVINDYSDRLSPHRSSLRPRNNLINLSYNNASGASQAHAGSTDPGVSGARGELFDDGGTYWSDRNYNQHSSGHNYPQDLRVFNHRPRRVSYHTTVYPPLRRNDHQHVHHHMYHHFQPQAILNNAPQVHFSIGLRPSLLSSLHRFVRVIEDTCSNRGATQEMIEHNTFPHKYKRLRRASETDEDSEKCTICLSQFEVDNDVRRLPCMHLFHKDCVDQWLVTNKHCPICRVDIEIHLTKDYNI from the exons ATGGCTGATGAGACGGTGAACTGGGGGATATCGGATGAGGGAGGTGAAAACGCAGCAGGTGAAAATGGACACGATTCCTCGGATCACAATTTCCAGCCTGATTCGTTGCGAGATATTCTCGACACGGCAATTCAAG AACTCGATCAGGAGGTGCCTATGTTTGGCACGACCAACTCCATCACGCGCCCGATGATGCTTCCACGGGGTCGTCATACAAACTTCTACGACTCGCTTTCTTATTTTCCACCTTCAGCCCCGATGGACACTACACGTACCAACTACGGTCTATTTGGGCCCACCTCGTTTGGATACTTCCCTTCACATTATCATCAGCACCACCATCCGCCGCAACCGCATATACCGTCATCGAACCGATACTCACCTTCCTATCAACACGCATCGTCCGGTGCTAGATCTTCCGGATTCAATATGCGTCAACCTGCCGACGTAGACTATGGACCCAGGTCGGGCAACGGTACAAATTCTGCGATTCGATCGCGTTCCTACTCGCGACCACCACGATCAACAGAGGATATCGATCCCAATTGGAACAATCATAACTTCCATCATTACTCCCACGGGAGTGCTAGCGCGCGAGATGGACGCAGTGGATTCACTCGTAAGCGTCAGCACAATTGTGACATGTGCTGTCGACCAAAGAAGCCAGCTCAAGCAGAAGGACTTCAAACTCCTCATCATTCTGGACTAGCAAACCACAGATCGATCAAGATAGAACCTCCGTCGCCTAGTCGACCACCTCGAGAACCAATAAAAATCGAGCCTACTGAACCGGCAATCGCTCAAGCGAATCGATTTCGAGAGATTTTATCGGGAGCTATTAAGAAAGAAGAGAAGGTATCACTACCCGCGAAAGTGGAGAGCAATGGGATCAAAGAAGAAAAACCTTCTGTGTCGAAGGTGAAGCAAGAAGGACCATGCGGCTGTGATTTCTGCTTTCCGAATCTTGGTGAAGATCGGAAACCAACAAAAAACTACTGCTCGAACTGCCACAATCAACAACAGTCTATCGTCAAGAATGAACCAAAAATTGACGCTTCATCGGGAGCGGTCAATATGAAGAAAGAATCAGTGCATGTTAAGACGGAAAAAATATCAACGAATGATGCCCCAACTCAGGAAGTTGCACATGTGGAAGAACCAATGCCCGGGCCAAGTGGGTTGAATCGTATACTAGAAATACAACGTAATAGATACTTAAAACACCAAAATCGTAGAATTCGCCGTTTTTCGCGTTACGTCTacgatgatgacgatgatgatgactaCGATAGCGACGACAGCAGCGATAATGACACAGATAATGATGCCGATCGAAACAATTCAGTCAGTAATGTCGAAGCCGAATGCGATCTCAGCGGGTTGGCTAATGTTGAGGTGGATGCGGTCAATACGACTGACATAATAAGAGAAACCGATGCGGACAACTTTGATTTAAATGTGAATGACTCTGCGGCTAAGAATGGGTTGGTGATAAACACTAGTTCTAGTAGTGTGGAAGAAGTCGCAAATCGCAACGAAGAGGCAGATGTGTCAGCTGAAAAAACATCACGGCTAGACCGTTCCAATGAACAACGTGATAAACCACCGGATTCAAATGAGCAGCAGCGGAAAAGTGATGTCCTATCTGCTCCAGATCTCCAGCTTGATTGGGTCACGGATACCAGCAGTATCAGTGATGAAAGTGACGTTGTCCTGATTGATCAACAGCCGGAAGATGGGCGGGAACCGATCGATCTAACCAACTCCGATGATGATGCGGATAGAAATCGTAACCGTAGTCGAGAGTCGGATCATTCGCCGCCATTGTTCGCACGGCGGTCATACGGACGGGGGACGATGTTGGCAAGCCCGACAGGTGAAAGCAATCGGACTGCCGGTTTCATGCATTGTGCCTCGTCCGGTGGGAGGAATTCGGC CTCGCTTCCATTCCGGATGGATGAATCTGGCCCATCGACAGCACATCATCACCACCAGTTTCCGCCAGTACGCCCGCAAAGACATTTCCGTTCGTTTCCACAGTGGAACCTTGATAGTCCCAGCAGTTCTCCTGGAGCCGGCAGACGAATGAACAGCTGGAACTCTGGTGGTAGAACGTCGCGACAGGATCCTAGCATGATGCGTCCTACTCCTTTGCTGTCAACGACGTATCCAATAATGTGCCCGGTGGCCGATATGCACCGACCTCAGGTGGATACCGGTCCGACTGCACCTGGGCCCAATGGTAGTAATAGTAACGTAGGAGGTGTTATAGATAACACCAGTAGTGGCAGTTTCAGCAGCCCTTTTACGCCTTGGCGTGGCCCACCAGGTTCCTCAGGTGGCAGTCAAATGAACAATAATGGCGCAGGAAATGCAAATAGGCACGGTTTTCACCATTGTGGGAATAATCCTGGCGCTGGAGGCGATGGTGACGACGAGCACTTCTTGGCAGCCCATGGCATGGCTGATGCGCCTACAGATTACTCGAACAGATTAGGGCCCAATCCTGCCGATTATGACAACACCAGTAGTCGTAACATGCGGTTTAGTAACGACAGCAATCAAACTGATTATGAATCGGGAAGGCAAGCACCCGCTCCTAGCGGAAACGGCCTAAATGAACCGCGTGGTTATCGTGGTTATGGATATTCAAATCGAAACCGTTACTTGCATTCAGGCGGAGTTCGTCCACCTTACGCTGTTCATGAAAACTTATGGCACCGCCAGCATAACATGCAAGAAATGCACCGCCGAACAATGATGCTGCGTGATGTTATCAATGATTATTCAGATCGCCTCTCCCCGCATCGTTCATCCTTGCGACCAAGGAACAACCTGATCAATTTGTCCTATAATAATGCGTCTGGCGCTAGTCAAGCTCACGCCGGCAGCACTGACCCCGGTGTTTCTGGAGCACGAGGCGAACTTTTCGACGATGGTGGCACATATTGGTCTGATAGGAACTACAATCAGCATTCGTCTGGACACAACTACCCGCAGGATCTTCGTGTCTTCAATCATAGACCGAGACGGGTGTCCTATCATACAACGGTTTATCCTCCACTACG ACGAAACGATCATCAGCACGTACATCATCATATGTATCACCATTTCCAGCCGCAGGCGATACTGAATAATGCACCACAGGTGCATTTCAGTATAGGG CTTCGCCCGAGTCTGCTATCGAGCTTGCATCGTTTTGTCCGCGTGATTGAGGATACCTGTTCCAATCGTGGAGCTACACAG GAAATGATTGAACACAACACTTTTCCGCACAAATACAAACGACTGCGCCGTGCCAGCGAAACAGACGAAGACAGCGAAAAGTGCACAATCTGTTTGTCCCAGTTTGAGGTTGATAATGACGTGCG GCGCCTTCCCTGTATGCATTTATTCCACAAGGACTGCGTCGATCAATGGTTGGTGACGAATAAGCACTGCCCCATCTGTCGGGTCGACATCGAGATCCACCTAACCAAAGACTACAACATATGA